The Ahaetulla prasina isolate Xishuangbanna chromosome 5, ASM2864084v1, whole genome shotgun sequence genomic sequence CGCACTGCTTTCTTTTGTATAAGCAATGGTAAGTAAAGCATAGAAAATATAATAGATGATAAGCAAAGGAGAGTtaagtgaaaagaaaaagaagtctcACTAAATCTAGTCTACACGAACACTGTTCACTAACCTTATAGTAACTTTTTATTCATTCAACCCCTGCCTTGTTTCCACTTCAATCATACTATTTCATACATTGTTCTGTAAACCTGTCATTACAGAGCTCCTTATACATACATTTATGCGTAAATACATTAAAACAAGTAAGAATTAaagagaatacagaataaaaaacaatatctGTAAATTAGGATAACTTTCCTTGGCACTCTCTAAGCTTGATTATTTGCTTGAAGAAATTTCATTACCTGGCTAGGTAACATATCTATGCTAGTCATGGTGGCTTTGATGCCTTTTTATATACAATAACTTGCCCTACCAATGTTGGTGGATATGTGGTTTTCTCCTTAATATTTCTTTGAATATTTCTCCTTAATATttctattgttttctgcttggttgtttggtgttaatccctgcttatctgtgtGCTGACAGCTAGAGAAGATgtgatctttttgtttccttagtttttttaattgtctcttttgcatgtaAATGTGTGGCCATCCTACACCAAGCTAAATCCGAAAACTAGGGAATTCTTGGAAGCTTTGCATtcaaacaaatcagccatcagtAGACAAATAAACTGCATTTAAACAATTGCACATTCAAATCATTTTGGACTACTGAACTTTTCTTGGCAGCTGTTTTCAGAAGTAACTTGGCAATTCTACttcttttctaattctaattctacctCTTCTAGGGACAAGAGAAGTGACTGGCCAAGGTCACCAatttggctttgtgcccaaggcaggactagaattaaacgtctcttggtttctagttgATGACTTAAtaattataccaaactggcttcaAGTAGATGCTTTCACATTACAGCATAAACTCATTAGTCACTGATAATATTTTGTAAGCGTTTAAATTCCTTCCTTTTTGGAATTTGATACTGtaatgaaagatttttttaaagaaaaagcattATACAAAAAGCATTTAGATCACCAATTTTCTTTCATTCCCCCTTCTTTCCATTTCTGAATGATTTCCAACTGATCTGCACATCTCCATTATGTTACAATTcccatatttttattgtattgttatgtaattaaaaaaaattccctccatatataaataaatagcgaGACGGTCCAAAATACCTGATTTTCAAATATACAATAATTGTAGTTCATGCTAAAGattatattgatttttattttttctttcaaattgtACTGAATATTGGAAAGAAAACATGCTTACATAGGAAAACTCATAAATTCTTGCTGTAAAAATTTGTAACTGGGATCTGTCTCTTCTGTTTCACTTTTCCTGCTTAGATTGGAGGGAATTCATAAAAATCAGCATAATCCTCCTACATAACTCAAAAGTTATTAAATGAAAAATTGAGTTATGGAACTAAACTTCCTCAGCACTTTTCCTCAGATAACCAAAAGTTTGCCTGGTTCTACCAATGCTTTAAAACCTCCTCAATATAGAGATTGAGATTCAGCCTCATCCCATACATCTGCTATGATTCCCAAAACATTTTCAGAGAATGCAACTGAGCTTTATAACATTTCTTTGAAAAGCTTGTTATATCTGAACTCATTATTTGCTGTGAGGGAGTTTCTAAGACAATGCCAGAAATAAGCCTGAGACTGAGGGTTGGTTGGCCATTCAAGACAAGATCTACTACACAAGGTCTTTCGGAGACGGAGACACTTTGACATTTGCAGAAGCTTCTCAAGAATTATTAGGATAATTACATCTACTTTTTCATCCACAAGACGCTGATGTGCCATATAGAAAGCTGTTCTGAAGTTGCCACTTGCAATGTAGCTGTTTGTCAGCACAAATATTGTTTTTCTACTCATTTGTATACTGTCATTAAGGTTTTCCATGAGTGGGTGACCTGGTAGCCAGTCTCTTTCTTCTAAACATATATTGAATGTTTTTTCTttctgatcttccagtttctcaaTTAGTTCTTTCAGGACCCATTCTGTTACAGCTGCATCTTTATTATCGTAAACCACAAAAGCATCATATTTAACTTCAGATGAAAAGAGACGTTTATATCCCTTTAATTTGGCAGTGCAGAAATGATAAATATACCAGACATCCCAAAAATATAGGTGGCTTATAACTGGAAATATCATGAGAAATATTATGACTGAAGctgacaataaataataaatctgagAGTAGTCCGATTCACAAGTATTCAAATCTAATAAAATCAAACTTTTATCTTTCCATACTCTTGGCCCTGCACAAGTCACATCTGTTGCTAGGAAAGGGATTTTTACATTTGTCTCATTGATCCAGTGGACAAGCCACACAATATCACAATTACACTTGAAAGAATTACCATTTAAGTGTAATGTTTTTAGTCTGTTAATAACATTTTTGGGGAAGCTAGAGTTCCTGATTGTTTTGATCTTGTTAAAACTAAGATCTAAATGCCGCAGGAAGAAAGCATCTTTGAGAAAATTATCTGTCAGCTTTCTAATCTTGTTGTTTTGCAGTATGAATGTCTGAAGCGTCTTAGTACAGTTGGACAGTTCATGTGGGACCGTGGTCAGCTGATTGTTGCTAAGATCCAAGATTTCTAAATTCTTTAGTGCTGAAAGACGCCCCCAGTTAAAAGTCTTCAATAGATTACTGGCCAGCTTTAATACTTTGAGTTTTGGAGGCAGATTGTAGAATACATCAGGAGGTAACAAAGTAAGAAAATTCTCAGAAATGTCAAGACTTTCCAGGGTGATCAAATTCTTAAAGAATGCCAAGTATTCATTAGTTCCATCCTTCCATAAAATATCTAAGCGATTCCGTCTAAATTCTAATGTTTTGATGGAATCACTTGCCATTCCTTTATCAGTGGATTCAGAAATCTCATTGCCATTCATAATCAGTATTTTCAGATTAACCAGGCATTTGGTAAAATTCAACATAAGTGTGACACCTTCCGCCTTAAAATAATAGCTATTATCGCTAAGATTTAGAACTTCCAGTTCTTTCAGCTGTTGAAAAGCATTTCGATGTAGCAAATCAATCCGATTGTTAGATAAATCCAAACATTTCAAACTGGATAGATGAGCAAATTCAGTTCCGTCCAAAGCTTGGCTCATAGCATTATTGGAGATGTTAAGGAATTTAAGGTCTGAAAGTTGCTGGAAATCGGAagatttgataaaaaaaatattgtttctgcTTAAATCAAGTGTTTTTCCAT encodes the following:
- the TLR7 gene encoding toll-like receptor 7, translated to MLRVPLNVDRMSFAFHQTIHLWLASRLLFFVISLALKEIIVMPFFKTLPCDVNNINDTSKMYMQVDCSDRKLIEFPKDIPANVTNLTLAVNHILEISKSHFKNLKNLLEIDFKCNCVPVRLGPKDHVCTQGLKIHAHTFSTLSSLKSLYLDGNQLSAIPQHLPSNLRLLSLEANSIFSIKKQNLSGLENLELLYLGQNCYYRNPCNISFEINEAAFQLLTNLKVLSLKANNLSKVPQNLTSNLRELYLYNNAIRDITEYDLLSLHNLEVLDLSGNCPRCHNVRYHCIECPGSILINSRAFDSLKHLKVLRLHSTSLQQVNPRWFKNTGNLQVLDLSQNYLAQEIQQAHFLQFLPNLVELDLSFNYKLGSYPLNFILPKTFSNLSNLQSLRIRGFVFKELNQSTINNLIPLKKLEVLDFGTNFIRNVNFSMFKEFQNLRTIILSFNKISLFSYEPNSRVCSVLSSPDDQFNGNVLKDMQYFRYDTYGQSCRSKDTEDIHSLPFVNETACSNYGKTLDLSRNNIFFIKSSDFQQLSDLKFLNISNNAMSQALDGTEFAHLSSLKCLDLSNNRIDLLHRNAFQQLKELEVLNLSDNSYYFKAEGVTLMLNFTKCLVNLKILIMNGNEISESTDKGMASDSIKTLEFRRNRLDILWKDGTNEYLAFFKNLITLESLDISENFLTLLPPDVFYNLPPKLKVLKLASNLLKTFNWGRLSALKNLEILDLSNNQLTTVPHELSNCTKTLQTFILQNNKIRKLTDNFLKDAFFLRHLDLSFNKIKTIRNSSFPKNVINRLKTLHLNGNSFKCNCDIVWLVHWINETNVKIPFLATDVTCAGPRVWKDKSLILLDLNTCESDYSQIYYLLSASVIIFLMIFPVISHLYFWDVWYIYHFCTAKLKGYKRLFSSEVKYDAFVVYDNKDAAVTEWVLKELIEKLEDQKEKTFNICLEERDWLPGHPLMENLNDSIQMSRKTIFVLTNSYIASGNFRTAFYMAHQRLVDEKVDVIILIILEKLLQMSKCLRLRKTLCSRSCLEWPTNPQSQAYFWHCLRNSLTANNEFRYNKLFKEML